A genomic region of Pseudomonas migulae contains the following coding sequences:
- a CDS encoding GlxA family transcriptional regulator: protein MTTFNSGAQPQNRAPQSIGFLLLDNFTLISLASAVEPLRMANQLSGRELYRWTTLTVDGGQVWASDGLQITPDASMHKAPSMDTIIVCGGIGIQRTVTREHVSWLQSQARQSKRLGAVCTGSWALACAGLLDGFDCSVHWECLASMQEAFPRVAMSTRLFTLDRNRFTSSGGTAPLDMMLHLISRDHGRELSAAISEMFVYERIRNEQDHQRVPLKHMLGTNQPKLQEIVALMEANLEEPIDLDELAVYVAVSRRQLERLFQKYLHCSPSRYYLKLRLIRARQLLKQTPMSIIEVASVCGFVSTPHFSKCYREYFGIPPRDERVGSNTTQQVAMMPLPQALVLSPLSGPLSALSQARNESTFASVRL from the coding sequence ATGACGACGTTCAACTCCGGGGCTCAACCCCAGAACCGTGCGCCTCAATCCATCGGCTTTCTGCTGCTGGACAATTTCACGCTTATTTCTCTGGCCTCCGCCGTAGAACCCCTGCGCATGGCCAACCAATTGTCCGGTCGCGAGCTGTATCGCTGGACCACGCTCACCGTCGATGGCGGTCAGGTCTGGGCCAGTGATGGTCTGCAGATCACCCCCGACGCCTCCATGCACAAAGCACCTTCCATGGACACCATCATTGTCTGCGGCGGTATCGGCATTCAGCGCACCGTAACCCGCGAACACGTGTCGTGGCTGCAAAGCCAGGCGCGCCAGTCCAAGCGCCTCGGTGCGGTCTGCACCGGCAGCTGGGCCCTGGCTTGCGCGGGTCTGCTGGACGGTTTCGATTGCAGCGTGCACTGGGAATGCCTGGCCTCGATGCAGGAAGCCTTCCCGCGCGTGGCTATGAGTACCCGTTTGTTCACCCTCGACCGTAACCGTTTCACCAGCTCCGGCGGCACCGCGCCGCTGGACATGATGCTGCACCTGATCAGCCGCGATCACGGCCGCGAACTGTCGGCCGCGATCTCGGAAATGTTCGTCTACGAGCGTATCCGCAACGAACAGGATCACCAGCGCGTGCCGCTCAAGCACATGCTCGGCACCAACCAGCCGAAGTTGCAGGAAATCGTCGCGCTGATGGAGGCCAACCTCGAAGAACCGATCGACCTCGACGAACTGGCGGTGTACGTCGCCGTGTCCCGTCGTCAGCTCGAGCGGTTGTTCCAGAAGTACCTGCACTGCTCGCCATCGCGTTACTACCTGAAACTGCGCTTGATCCGCGCCCGGCAGCTGCTCAAGCAAACGCCGATGTCGATCATCGAAGTGGCGTCGGTGTGCGGCTTCGTGTCCACGCCGCACTTCTCCAAGTGCTACCGCGAATACTTCGGTATTCCGCCGCGTGACGAACGCGTCGGTTCCAACACCACGCAACAGGTAGCGATGATGCCGCTGCCGCAAGCATTGGTGCTGTCGCCGTTGTCCGGGCCGTTGTCGGCGTTGAGTCAGGCGCGTAATGAGTCGACGTTTGCCAGCGTAAGGCTTTAA
- a CDS encoding choline ABC transporter substrate-binding protein, with the protein MKGSPSLLLAAMLSLPLLAQAAEPAQCSTVNFSDVGWTDITVTTATTSVVLDALGYKTKTTMISVPVTYKSLADGKNMDVFLGNWMPTMENDIKAYRDAGTVDTLRANLENAKYTLAVPEELYNKGLKDFADIAKFKKELDGKIYGIEPGNDGNRLIQSMIDKNAFGLKDAGFKVVESSEAGMLSQVDRAQRRNTAVVFLGWEPHPMNTRFKMKYLTGGDEFFGPNFGQATIFTNTRKGYAQECGNVGQLLKNLVFTLDMESTLMGNVLDDKMKPDAAAKAWLKKNPQVLDTWLAGVTTIDGKPGLEAVKAKLAQ; encoded by the coding sequence ATGAAAGGTTCCCCGTCGTTGTTGTTGGCCGCCATGCTGAGTCTGCCGTTACTGGCTCAAGCCGCAGAACCCGCTCAGTGCAGTACCGTAAACTTCTCCGATGTCGGCTGGACTGACATTACCGTCACCACCGCCACCACCAGCGTCGTTCTCGATGCCTTGGGCTACAAGACCAAAACCACGATGATTTCCGTGCCGGTGACCTACAAGTCCCTGGCCGACGGCAAGAACATGGACGTCTTCCTGGGGAACTGGATGCCGACCATGGAAAACGACATCAAGGCCTACCGCGATGCCGGCACCGTGGACACCCTGCGCGCCAACCTCGAAAACGCAAAATACACACTCGCCGTGCCCGAAGAGTTGTATAACAAGGGTCTGAAAGATTTCGCCGACATCGCCAAGTTCAAGAAAGAACTCGACGGCAAGATCTACGGCATCGAACCAGGCAACGACGGCAACCGCCTGATCCAGAGCATGATCGACAAGAATGCCTTCGGCCTGAAAGACGCCGGCTTCAAGGTAGTCGAGTCCAGCGAGGCAGGCATGCTCTCGCAAGTCGATCGCGCCCAGCGCCGCAACACCGCCGTGGTGTTCCTGGGCTGGGAACCACACCCGATGAACACGCGCTTCAAGATGAAGTACCTGACCGGCGGCGACGAGTTTTTCGGCCCGAACTTCGGTCAGGCAACCATCTTCACCAACACCCGCAAGGGCTACGCACAGGAATGCGGCAACGTGGGTCAGTTGCTGAAAAACCTGGTGTTCACCCTGGACATGGAAAGCACGCTGATGGGCAACGTCCTGGACGACAAAATGAAGCCTGACGCGGCCGCCAAGGCCTGGCTGAAAAAGAATCCACAGGTCCTCGATACCTGGCTCGCTGGCGTGACCACCATTGACGGTAAACCAGGCCTGGAGGCCGTGAAAGCCAAGCTCGCGCAGTAA
- the choW gene encoding choline ABC transporter permease subunit, whose amino-acid sequence MLIDQKIPLGQYIAGFVEWLTQHGANTFDAIAVSLETMIHGVTFALTWFNPLALIGLIALLAHFIQRKWGLTVFVIASFLLILNLGYWQETMETLAQVLFATLVCVVIGVPLGIVAAHKPMFYTVMRPVLDLMQTVPTFVYLIPTLTLFGLGVVPGLISTVVFAIAAPIRLTYLGIRDVPEELMDAGKAFGCSRRQLLSRIELPHAMPSIAAGITQCIMLSLSMVVIAALVGADGLGKPVVNALNTADIALGFEAGLAIVLLAIMLDRICKQPDAKVGGDA is encoded by the coding sequence ATGCTGATTGATCAGAAAATACCTCTAGGCCAGTACATCGCGGGCTTCGTTGAATGGTTGACGCAACACGGCGCCAACACCTTCGACGCAATCGCCGTGTCACTGGAAACGATGATCCACGGCGTGACTTTTGCGCTGACCTGGTTCAACCCGCTGGCATTGATCGGCCTCATCGCGCTACTGGCACACTTCATTCAACGAAAGTGGGGGCTGACCGTTTTCGTCATTGCCTCCTTCCTGCTGATCCTCAATCTGGGGTACTGGCAGGAAACCATGGAAACCCTCGCCCAGGTGTTGTTCGCCACCCTGGTCTGCGTGGTCATCGGCGTGCCGCTGGGCATCGTCGCCGCGCACAAACCGATGTTCTACACCGTGATGCGTCCGGTACTCGATCTGATGCAGACCGTACCGACCTTCGTTTACCTCATTCCTACCCTGACCCTCTTCGGTCTGGGTGTGGTCCCGGGTCTGATCTCCACGGTGGTGTTCGCGATTGCCGCGCCCATCCGCCTGACCTACCTGGGCATTCGCGATGTCCCGGAAGAATTGATGGACGCTGGCAAAGCCTTTGGCTGCTCGCGACGTCAGCTGCTCTCACGAATTGAATTGCCCCACGCCATGCCAAGCATCGCGGCCGGTATCACCCAGTGCATCATGCTGTCGCTGTCGATGGTGGTGATCGCGGCACTGGTGGGCGCCGACGGCCTGGGCAAACCCGTGGTCAACGCACTGAACACTGCTGATATCGCCCTGGGCTTCGAAGCGGGCCTGGCGATCGTACTGCTGGCGATCATGCTCGACCGTATCTGCAAACAACCCGACGCCAAAGTAGGGGGTGACGCATGA
- the choV gene encoding choline ABC transporter ATP-binding protein gives MSIIRFENVDVIFSKDPREALKLLDQGMTRNEILKKTGQIVGVEKASLDVEKGEICVLMGLSGSGKSSLLRCINGLNTVSRGKLFVEHEGKQIDIASCTPAELKMMRTKRIAMVFQKFALMPWLTVRENISFGLEMQGRPEKERRKLVDEKLELVGLTQWRNKKPNELSGGMQQRVGLARALAMDADILLMDEPFSALDPLIRQGLQDELLELQRKLSKTIVFVSHDLDEALKLGSRIAIMKDGRIIQYSKPEEIVLNPADDYVRTFVAHTNPLNVLCGRSLMRTLDNCKRINGSVCLDPGGDSWLDLAEGNTIKGARQNGASLDLQNWIPGQAVEGLGRRPTLVDSNIGMRDALQIRYQTGNKLVLHDNNKVVGILGDSELYHALLGKNLG, from the coding sequence ATGAGCATTATTCGCTTCGAAAACGTCGACGTAATCTTCTCCAAGGATCCACGCGAGGCACTCAAGCTGCTGGATCAGGGCATGACCCGTAACGAGATCCTGAAAAAGACCGGGCAGATCGTCGGGGTCGAAAAGGCCAGCCTGGACGTCGAAAAAGGTGAAATCTGCGTACTGATGGGCCTGTCCGGCTCCGGCAAGTCCAGTCTGCTGCGCTGCATCAACGGCCTCAACACCGTCAGCCGCGGCAAGCTGTTTGTCGAGCACGAAGGCAAGCAGATCGACATCGCTTCCTGCACCCCGGCAGAACTGAAAATGATGCGCACCAAGCGCATTGCGATGGTGTTCCAGAAGTTCGCCCTGATGCCTTGGTTGACGGTGCGCGAGAACATCAGTTTCGGTCTGGAAATGCAGGGTCGCCCTGAGAAAGAACGCCGCAAACTGGTCGACGAGAAGCTTGAGCTGGTGGGCCTGACCCAATGGCGCAACAAGAAACCCAACGAGCTGTCCGGTGGCATGCAACAACGCGTGGGCCTGGCCCGTGCGCTGGCGATGGACGCCGACATCCTGCTGATGGACGAACCGTTCTCGGCCCTCGACCCGCTGATCCGCCAAGGCCTGCAAGACGAACTGCTGGAGCTGCAACGCAAGCTCAGCAAAACCATCGTCTTCGTGAGCCACGACCTCGATGAAGCCCTGAAGCTGGGCAGCCGCATCGCGATCATGAAAGACGGCCGGATCATTCAGTACAGCAAGCCTGAAGAAATCGTGTTGAACCCGGCGGACGACTACGTGCGGACCTTCGTCGCGCACACCAACCCGCTGAACGTGTTGTGCGGCCGCAGCCTGATGCGCACCCTCGACAACTGCAAACGCATCAACGGTTCGGTCTGCCTCGATCCGGGCGGCGATTCGTGGCTGGACCTGGCCGAAGGCAACACCATCAAGGGTGCCCGCCAGAACGGCGCCAGCCTGGACCTGCAGAACTGGATTCCAGGGCAAGCGGTTGAAGGGCTGGGTCGCCGGCCGACGCTGGTGGATTCGAACATCGGCATGCGCGACGCGTTGCAGATTCGTTATCAGACCGGCAACAAACTGGTGCTGCACGACAACAACAAGGTGGTCGGGATTCTCGGCGACAGCGAGCTCTATCACGCGCTGCTCGGCAAGAACCTGGGGTAA
- a CDS encoding L-serine ammonia-lyase translates to MAISVFDLFKIGIGPSSSHTVGPMRAAALFVQGLREQGLLEQVRRVEVQLYGSLSATGIGHGSDNAVIMGLMGEWPDAIDPSQIGIRIETLRETHTLLLDGRLSVPFIWARDMRLIDENLPFHPNAMTLIAEGDDGELHRDTYYSIGGGFVVDEAQASSGVVDLDRTELPYDFSSAVELLSLCKQHNLRVAELMMANEKVWRSEDEIRAGLMKLWRAMQDCVEQGLKHEGILPGGLNVRRRAAKLHRSLQELNKPNVIGSTLSAMEWVNLFALAVNEENAAGGRMVTAPTNGAAGIIPAVLHYFMKFSEAVTDANVVDYFLSAAAVGILCKKNASISGAEVGCQGEVGSACAMAAAGLAEILGATPEQLCNAAEIGLEHNLGLTCDPVGGLVQVPCIERNAIAAVKAINAAQMALRGDGQHFISLDRVIRTMRDTGADMHDKYKETSRGGLAVSAVEC, encoded by the coding sequence ATGGCTATCAGCGTTTTCGACCTGTTCAAAATCGGCATCGGCCCTTCCAGTTCGCACACCGTGGGGCCGATGCGCGCCGCCGCGCTGTTCGTGCAAGGTTTGCGTGAGCAGGGTCTTTTGGAACAAGTGCGGCGCGTCGAAGTTCAGCTTTATGGTTCGTTGTCGGCCACCGGCATCGGTCACGGCAGCGACAACGCGGTGATCATGGGCCTGATGGGCGAGTGGCCGGACGCGATCGATCCGTCGCAAATCGGCATCCGCATTGAAACCCTGCGCGAAACCCACACGCTGCTGCTCGACGGCCGTTTATCGGTGCCGTTCATCTGGGCCCGGGACATGCGCCTGATCGACGAAAACCTGCCGTTCCACCCCAACGCCATGACCCTGATTGCCGAAGGCGATGACGGCGAGCTGCATCGCGACACCTACTATTCCATCGGTGGCGGATTTGTCGTTGATGAAGCGCAAGCCTCCAGCGGCGTGGTGGATCTGGATCGCACCGAGTTGCCGTACGATTTCTCCAGCGCCGTCGAGCTGCTCAGCCTCTGCAAGCAGCACAACCTGCGCGTCGCTGAACTGATGATGGCCAACGAGAAGGTCTGGCGCAGCGAAGACGAAATCCGCGCCGGGCTGATGAAGCTCTGGCGAGCCATGCAGGATTGCGTCGAGCAAGGTCTCAAGCACGAAGGCATCCTGCCCGGTGGCCTGAACGTACGTCGTCGTGCGGCCAAATTGCACCGTAGCCTGCAGGAGCTGAACAAGCCCAACGTGATCGGCTCGACCTTGAGCGCAATGGAATGGGTCAACCTGTTCGCCCTTGCGGTCAACGAAGAAAACGCCGCCGGCGGGCGCATGGTCACGGCACCGACCAACGGCGCGGCGGGGATCATTCCGGCGGTGTTGCACTACTTCATGAAGTTCAGCGAAGCGGTGACTGACGCCAACGTGGTCGACTATTTCCTCAGTGCCGCAGCGGTAGGGATTCTGTGCAAGAAGAATGCGTCGATTTCCGGTGCGGAAGTCGGTTGCCAGGGTGAAGTCGGTTCGGCGTGCGCCATGGCGGCGGCGGGCTTGGCGGAGATCCTTGGCGCCACGCCGGAGCAATTGTGCAATGCGGCGGAAATCGGTCTGGAGCATAACCTCGGCCTGACCTGCGACCCGGTCGGCGGGCTGGTGCAAGTGCCGTGCATCGAGCGCAATGCGATTGCCGCGGTGAAAGCGATCAACGCTGCACAGATGGCGTTGCGTGGGGATGGCCAGCACTTTATTTCGCTGGACCGGGTGATCCGCACCATGCGTGATACCGGTGCGGATATGCATGACAAATATAAAGAGACATCGCGGGGTGGGTTGGCGGTTAGCGCGGTGGAGTGCTGA
- the betI gene encoding transcriptional regulator BetI — MPKVGMQPIRRQQLIEATLQAVDQVGMGDASIALIARLAGVSNGIISHYFQDKNGLIAATAQYLMSVLSENVTARRQALTDASPRAHLQVIIEGNFDASQVNGPAMKTWLAFWATSMHHPSLHRLQRINDHRLYSNLCCQFRRVLPLDDARSAARGLAALIDGLWLRGALSGDAFDTEQAHRIAYEYMDFQLAKRVS; from the coding sequence ATGCCCAAGGTCGGTATGCAACCCATCCGCCGCCAGCAGTTGATCGAAGCCACATTGCAGGCCGTTGATCAGGTCGGGATGGGGGACGCCAGCATTGCGCTGATCGCCCGTTTGGCCGGTGTCTCTAATGGCATCATCAGTCATTATTTTCAGGACAAGAACGGCCTGATCGCTGCCACGGCGCAGTACCTGATGAGTGTCCTGAGCGAGAACGTCACCGCGCGCCGTCAGGCGCTGACAGATGCAAGCCCCAGGGCGCATCTGCAGGTGATCATCGAAGGCAACTTCGACGCCAGCCAGGTTAATGGCCCGGCAATGAAAACCTGGCTGGCCTTCTGGGCCACCAGCATGCACCACCCGTCTTTGCACAGGTTGCAGCGGATCAACGATCACCGTCTGTATTCCAACCTGTGCTGCCAGTTCCGCCGCGTATTGCCGCTCGATGATGCGCGCAGTGCAGCCCGGGGCCTGGCAGCCCTCATTGACGGTTTGTGGTTGCGCGGCGCGCTGTCGGGAGATGCTTTCGACACCGAGCAGGCGCACCGGATCGCTTACGAATACATGGATTTCCAACTGGCCAAGCGGGTGAGTTAG
- a CDS encoding BCCT family transporter, translating into MFYTSTALILLLTAILIIAPQEAGRLLGIAQAWLSRSFGWYYMVVIAAYLVFVVGLAFSSYGKLKLGSKDDTPDFSYGAWAGMLFSSGIGISLLYFGASEPLDHYFNPPEGVAGSNMAARQAVQLTFLHWGLHGWAIYALVGLAVAYFAYRHNQPLALRSALYPLVGERWVKGAAGHAVDGFGMFVTLLGLVTNLGIGSLQVSSGLENLFGMEHSNTNLLIVIIVMSTVATIAAVSGVENGIRRLSNLNIVLFSGLLIFVLLFGPTLHLLNGFVQNVGDYLNGVVLKTFDLYVYEGDSEKSDRWLGLWTLFYWAWWISWAPFVGMFIARISRGRTVRELVAGVLLIPLGFTLAWLSIFGNSALDLVMNHGAVELGKTALEQPSMAIYQLLEHYPASKVVIGVSIFVGFVLFLTPADSGAVMMANLSCKGGNVDEDAPHWLRIFWSVVITLVTIGLLFAGNFEAMQTMVVLAGLPFSVVLVFFMFGLHKAMRQDVQIEQEQAELAARGRRGFSERLSQLDLQPNQSIVQRFMDKQVSPALEEAVVQLRGKGLDVQTLLGKAKRCMGLRIEMEEGNPFVYEVSLDGYLAAASDTVSAESADEPRARYYRAEVYLHNGSQDYDLMGFTQDQITRDVLDQFESHRQLLGRVYS; encoded by the coding sequence GTGTTCTACACCTCTACCGCGCTGATCCTGCTGTTGACCGCCATTCTGATCATCGCCCCGCAAGAGGCCGGCAGATTGCTCGGTATTGCCCAGGCCTGGTTGTCCCGCAGCTTCGGTTGGTACTACATGGTGGTGATCGCCGCCTACCTGGTTTTCGTGGTCGGCCTGGCGTTTTCGTCCTACGGCAAGCTCAAGCTGGGCAGCAAGGATGACACCCCGGACTTCAGTTATGGCGCCTGGGCGGGGATGCTGTTTTCCTCGGGGATCGGCATCTCGCTGTTGTACTTCGGTGCTTCCGAGCCGCTGGACCACTACTTCAACCCGCCGGAAGGCGTGGCCGGCAGCAACATGGCCGCGCGTCAGGCAGTGCAGCTGACTTTCCTGCACTGGGGCCTGCACGGCTGGGCGATCTACGCATTGGTCGGCCTGGCCGTGGCGTATTTTGCCTACCGCCATAACCAACCGCTGGCGTTGCGTTCGGCGCTGTATCCGCTGGTGGGCGAGCGTTGGGTCAAAGGCGCGGCCGGTCACGCGGTGGACGGCTTCGGCATGTTCGTGACCCTGCTGGGGCTGGTGACGAACCTGGGGATTGGTTCGCTGCAAGTGTCTTCCGGGCTGGAAAACCTGTTCGGCATGGAACACAGCAACACCAACCTGCTGATCGTGATCATCGTGATGAGCACCGTGGCGACCATCGCTGCCGTGTCTGGCGTGGAAAACGGCATTCGTCGTCTGTCCAACCTGAACATCGTGCTGTTCAGCGGCCTGCTGATTTTCGTGCTGCTGTTCGGCCCGACCCTGCACCTGCTCAACGGCTTCGTGCAAAACGTCGGTGACTACCTGAACGGCGTGGTGCTGAAGACCTTCGACCTCTACGTGTACGAAGGCGACAGCGAGAAATCCGATCGTTGGTTGGGCTTGTGGACCCTGTTCTACTGGGCGTGGTGGATTTCCTGGGCGCCATTCGTGGGCATGTTCATCGCGCGTATTTCCCGTGGTCGCACGGTGCGTGAACTGGTCGCTGGCGTACTGCTGATTCCGCTGGGTTTCACCCTGGCGTGGCTGTCGATCTTCGGTAACTCGGCCCTGGACCTGGTGATGAACCATGGGGCGGTGGAGCTCGGGAAGACGGCGCTGGAACAGCCGTCGATGGCGATCTACCAGTTGCTGGAGCATTACCCGGCGTCGAAAGTGGTGATCGGTGTATCGATTTTCGTTGGTTTCGTGCTGTTCCTGACCCCGGCGGATTCCGGCGCGGTGATGATGGCCAACCTTTCGTGCAAGGGCGGCAATGTCGACGAAGACGCGCCGCACTGGCTGCGGATCTTCTGGTCCGTCGTCATCACCCTGGTGACCATCGGCCTGCTGTTCGCCGGTAACTTCGAAGCCATGCAGACCATGGTGGTGCTGGCCGGTCTGCCGTTCTCGGTGGTGCTGGTGTTCTTCATGTTCGGCTTGCACAAGGCCATGCGCCAGGACGTGCAGATCGAACAGGAGCAAGCGGAACTGGCTGCACGCGGTCGTCGTGGTTTCAGCGAGCGTCTGAGTCAGCTGGACCTGCAACCGAACCAGTCGATCGTTCAGCGTTTCATGGACAAGCAAGTCAGCCCGGCCCTGGAAGAGGCCGTGGTGCAATTGCGCGGCAAAGGCCTGGACGTGCAAACGTTGCTGGGCAAGGCCAAGCGTTGCATGGGCCTGCGGATCGAGATGGAAGAGGGCAACCCTTTCGTCTATGAAGTGAGCCTGGATGGCTATCTGGCTGCGGCGAGCGACACGGTGTCGGCTGAAAGTGCTGATGAACCGCGTGCGCGCTATTACCGTGCCGAGGTGTACCTGCACAATGGCAGCCAGGATTATGACCTGATGGGTTTCACTCAGGATCAGATCACCCGTGACGTGCTCGATCAGTTTGAAAGCCATCGGCAACTCCTTGGCCGGGTTTATAGCTGA
- the betB gene encoding betaine-aldehyde dehydrogenase, with the protein MARFELQKLYIDGGYSDASSDATFEAINPANGEVLAKVQRATKEDVERAVVSAEKGQKIWAAMTAMERSRILRRAVDILRERNDELAALETLDTGKSFSETKYVDIVTGADVLEYYAGLVPAIEGEQIPLRTTSFVYTRREPLGVVAGIGAWNYPIQIALWKSAPALAAGNAMIFKPSEVTSLTTLKLAEIYTEAGLPAGVFNVLTGSGREVGTWLTEHPRIEKISFTGGTDTGKKVMASASASSLKDVTMELGGKSPLIIFDDADLDRAADTAMMANFYSSGQVCTNGTRVFVPSHLKAAFEAKIAERVARIRIGNPEDENTNFGPLVSFAHMESVLGYIAKGKEEGARVLCGGSRLTEGEFAKGAFVAPTVFTDCTDEMTIVREEIFGPVMAILTYETEEEVIRRANDTDFGLAAGVVTKDLNRAHRVIHQLEAGICWINAWGESDAKMPVGGYKQSGVGRENGISSLNNFTRIKSVQVELGDYASVF; encoded by the coding sequence ATGGCCCGTTTCGAACTGCAAAAACTCTACATCGATGGCGGCTACAGTGACGCCAGCAGCGACGCCACTTTCGAAGCCATCAACCCGGCTAACGGTGAAGTCCTCGCAAAAGTACAACGCGCGACCAAGGAAGACGTCGAGCGCGCGGTGGTCAGCGCCGAAAAGGGCCAGAAAATCTGGGCCGCGATGACTGCCATGGAGCGTTCGCGCATCCTGCGTCGCGCCGTCGACATCCTGCGCGAGCGCAACGATGAACTGGCTGCCCTGGAAACCCTGGACACCGGTAAATCGTTCTCCGAAACCAAGTATGTCGACATCGTCACCGGCGCTGACGTGCTGGAGTACTACGCTGGCCTGGTTCCGGCCATCGAAGGCGAGCAGATTCCGCTGCGTACCACGTCGTTCGTCTACACCCGTCGCGAGCCGCTGGGCGTTGTGGCCGGTATCGGCGCGTGGAACTACCCGATCCAGATCGCCCTGTGGAAATCCGCACCAGCCCTGGCGGCCGGTAACGCGATGATCTTCAAGCCAAGCGAAGTCACTTCCCTGACCACGCTGAAGCTGGCCGAGATCTACACCGAAGCAGGCCTGCCAGCTGGCGTGTTCAACGTCCTGACCGGCAGCGGCCGCGAAGTCGGCACCTGGCTGACCGAGCACCCGCGCATCGAAAAAATCTCCTTCACCGGCGGCACCGACACCGGCAAGAAGGTTATGGCCAGCGCCTCCGCCTCGTCGCTGAAAGACGTGACCATGGAACTGGGCGGCAAATCCCCGCTGATCATTTTCGACGACGCCGACCTCGATCGCGCCGCCGACACCGCGATGATGGCCAACTTCTACAGCTCCGGTCAGGTCTGCACCAACGGTACTCGCGTGTTCGTACCGAGCCACCTGAAAGCGGCTTTCGAAGCCAAGATCGCTGAGCGCGTTGCGCGCATCCGCATCGGCAATCCGGAAGACGAAAACACCAACTTCGGCCCGCTGGTCAGCTTCGCCCACATGGAAAGTGTGCTGGGTTACATCGCCAAAGGTAAGGAAGAAGGCGCTCGCGTGCTGTGCGGCGGCAGCCGTCTGACCGAAGGCGAGTTCGCCAAAGGCGCGTTCGTGGCACCGACCGTGTTCACCGACTGCACCGACGAGATGACCATCGTGCGCGAAGAAATCTTCGGCCCGGTCATGGCGATCCTCACCTACGAAACCGAAGAAGAAGTGATCCGTCGTGCCAACGACACCGACTTCGGCCTGGCCGCTGGCGTCGTCACCAAGGACCTGAACCGCGCTCACCGCGTGATTCATCAACTGGAAGCCGGTATCTGCTGGATCAACGCCTGGGGCGAGTCCGACGCGAAGATGCCGGTCGGCGGCTACAAGCAGTCGGGTGTTGGTCGTGAGAACGGCATCAGCTCGCTGAACAACTTCACACGCATCAAATCGGTACAGGTTGAGCTGGGCGATTACGCCTCGGTGTTCTGA